In Carya illinoinensis cultivar Pawnee chromosome 16, C.illinoinensisPawnee_v1, whole genome shotgun sequence, a single window of DNA contains:
- the LOC122299385 gene encoding NAD(P)H-quinone oxidoreductase subunit U, chloroplastic, whose translation MAVSSTTATVCTSRKDFSSLKPVNVTAIFVNSVAFATKPSRRFPLQIRASSEVSGETSSTSTEADTESAIEAPKGTPSLISALNVERALRGIPITDVDHYGTLGLRRDCSLEQVLVAYKSKAEELRNQGLDEEELDKKLELLRESYIILSSEEERRMYDWSLARSEKADTYVWPFEVDETPTSKESPPILQEPEDVGPTRLVGYFILGWIVLSFALSIALNL comes from the exons ATGGCCGTGTCTTCCACTACCGCGACAGTCTGCACTTCCCGGAAAGATTTCTCGTCTCTGAAGCCAGTAAACGTTACTGCCATATTCGTAAATTCCGTCGCTTTTGCAACCAAGCCGAGCAGGAGATTTCCTCTTCAGATTCGAGCCTCGAGTGAAGTTTCCGGAGAAACCAGTTCTACTTCCACAGAGGCAGATACAGAAAGTGCCATCGAAGCCCCCAAAGGAACACCTTCCTTGATTTCTGCGCTTAACGTCGAAAGAGCTCTTCGTGGCATAC CAATAACAGACGTGGATCACTATGGTACACTTGGATTACGAAGAGATTGTTCTCTCGAGCAG GTTTTAGTTGCATACAAAAGCAAGGCTGAGGAATTGAGGAATCAGGGGTTAGATGAAGAAGAACTCGACAAGAAACTTGAACTTTTAAGA GAATCATACATAATTTTGTCAtcagaagaagagagaagaatgtATGATTGGAGCTTGGCTAGGAGTGAAAAGGCAGACACATATGTTTGGCCCTTTGAGGTTGACGAAACACCAACTTCCAAAGAGTCTCCTCCCATATTGCAG GAACCAGAGGATGTGGGGCCAACGAGATTGGTGGGATATTTCATATTAGGGTGGATCGTATTGTCCTTCGCAT